A region of Homo sapiens chromosome 17, GRCh38.p14 Primary Assembly DNA encodes the following proteins:
- the KRT26 gene encoding keratin, type I cytoskeletal 26, which produces MSFRLSGGSRRICSRTGSGRLSGGGTGFVAGNVCVGSGARSSFSCTLEGISSGGSFCNSGGGLGSGACAGFLGNEHSLLSGNEKVTMQNLNDRLASYLDHVHALEEANADLEQKIKGWYEKCEPGSSREHDHDYSRYFSVIEDLKRQIISATICNASIVLQNDNARLTADDFRLKYENELALHHSVEADTSGLRRVLDELTLCTTDLEIQCETLSEELTYLKKSHEEEMEVLQYTAGGNVNVEMNATPGVDLTVLLNNMRAEYEDLAEQNRKDAEAWFNERSATLQQQISDHEGAATAARNELTELKRNLQTLEIELQSLMAVKHSYECSLAETEGNYCNQLQQIQDQIGVMEEQLQQIRTETEGQKLEYEQLLDVKIFLEKEIDIYCNLLDGEERKSKSTCYKSKGYRPVNSGNQAKDSTEETIVKTVVEELDQIGNLLSLRVHSVEEKSSKISNITVEQRVPSKAP; this is translated from the exons ATGTCTTTTCGACTTTCTGGTGGATCCAGGAGGATCTGCTCGCGAACTGGGTCTGGTAGGCTGTCCGGTGGAGGAACAGGCTTCGTGGCTGGGAATGTGTGTGTTGGATCGGGAGCAAGAAGCAGCTTTTCTTGTACTCTTGAGGGCATCTCTTCTGGAGGAAGCTTCTGCAATAGCGGTGGAGGGTTGGGAAGTGGTGCCTGTGCTGGTTTTCTTGGCAATGAGCACAGCCTCCTCTCTGGGAATGAAAAGGTGACCATGCAGAATCTCAACGACCGCCTGGCATCCTACCTGGACCATGTGCATGCTCTAGAGGAGGCCAACGCAGACCTGGAGCAGAAGATCAAGGGCTGGTACGAGAAATGTGAGCCTGGCTCTTCCCGGGAACACGATCATGACTATAGCAGATACTTCTCAGTCATAGAAGATCTTAAAAGGCAG ATTATTTCTGCGACCATCTGCAATGCCAGCATTGTTCTACAAAATGACAATGCCAGACTGACCGCTGATGACTTCAGGCTGAA GTATGAAAATGAGCTGGCTCTGCACCACAGTGTTGAGGCCGACACCAGTGGTCTTCGCAGAGTGTTGGATGAACTGACCCTTTGTACAACCGACCTGGAGATACAGTGTGAGACCCTCAGTGAGGAATTGACCTACCTCAAAAAAAGTCATGAGGAG GAAATGGAAGTCTTGCAATATACAGCTGGGGGGAACGTGAACGTGGAGATGAATGCAACCCCAGGAGTGGACCTAACTGTCCTGTTGAACAACATGAGGGCTGAGTATGAGGACTTGGCTGAGCAGAACCGCAAAGATGCTGAAGCCTGGTTCAACGAGAGG AGTGCAACGCTGCAACAACAGATTTCCGATCATGAGGGAGCAGCCACAGCAGCCAGAAATGAGCTGACCGAATTAAAACGCAATCTGCAAACCCTGGAAATAGAACTTCAGTCCCTCATGGCTGTG aaACATTCCTATGAATGCTCCTTGGCTGAGACTGAAGGAAATTACTGCAATCAACTCCAGCAAATTCAGGATCAGATAGGGGTGATGGAGGAACAACTGCAACAGATTCGAACAGAAACAGAAGGCCAGAAGCTGGAGTATGAACAGCTTCttgatgtaaaaatatttttagaaaaagaaattgacatTTATTGCAACTTACTAGATGGAGAAGAAAG AAAAAGCAAATCCACATGTTACAAATCAAAAGGATACAGGCCTGTGAATTCTGGAAATCAAGCCAAAG actcaaCAGAAGAAACTATTGTTAAAACAGTGGTTGAGGAACTGGATCAAATTGGCAATCTCCTTTCACTGAGAGTCCACTCAGTTGAAGAAAAGTCCTCTAAAATAAGCAACATTACAGTAGAGCAACGAGTACCTTCTAAAGCACCATAA